TCGGGGGCGCGGGTGCGCCAGCCGCGGGCGAGGTGGCGGCCGAAGTCGTCCATGTGCGGCAGGAGCGCGTCCTTGGGGAGAGGCTCGGCCGGCCCGGCGGGTACGTGGTGCACCTCGACGCCGTCGCGCAGCTCCACTCGGCAGGGCAGGTCGGGCGAGTCGCGCCGGGTGTGGACGGTGACGCGGTGGCCTCGGTCGGCGAGTGCGCCGGCGAGGCAGGCGACGTGGACGTTCTGCCCGCCGGCGTCGACTCCGCCGAGTGCGGCGAGGGGGCTGGCGTGCTCGGAGACGAGCGCGATCGCGAGGACGCCCGGGTCGAGCGGGTCGCCGCCGAGCGGCCCGCTGGGGAAGGGGCTGACGGTCGGGGTCATGAGCACACCTCCGTGATCAGGCGCTCCCAGTCGGCCAGGAAGCGCTTGAGCCCGTGGCGTTCGAGGGCCGCCTGGCGGGCGCGGGCCCCGTCCGCGGCCGCGGCCTCGGGTTCGTGCAGGTAGCGGCGGGCGGCGCGGGCCAGGACGTCGGGGCGGGTGGTCAGGGTGCCGGCGCCGGGCGGGACCGCCTCGACGGCCTCGGTGGTGGCGAGCGCCAGCACGGGCAGGCCCAGGTGCATGGCCTCCAGCAGGGACAGGCCCAGGGAGGTCCAGCGCACCGGGTGGAGGTACATGCGGCGTTCGGCCAGGGCCGTATGCAGCTCGCTCTGAGGAAGGTCGGCGGTGCGGCAGCGGTCGGCCGGCAGGCCGAGGTGTCCGGCCAGGCCCTCGGTTCCCATGCCGAAGACGTCGAGCGGCACGGCCTCGGCGAGGGCGGGCAGCAGGTCCGTGCCGGTGTGCCGGGCGCGCCGGACGGGTTCGTTGACGACGACGGCGGCGCGGGCGAGCCGGCCGCTGTAGCGGTGGCCCGGGTCGACGATGCCGTGCTCGATCACCTCGGTGCGGGTGGTGCCGCAGTCCCAGAACAGCCGGTTGAAGTGCGTGACGTGCACGAG
This is a stretch of genomic DNA from Streptomyces hawaiiensis. It encodes these proteins:
- a CDS encoding glycosyltransferase — encoded protein: MNILLWHVHGSWTTAFVQGPHTYLVPVTPDRGPDGLGRARTFTWPASVREITPEELGDTPVDLVLLQRPHEAALAERWLGGRRPGRDVPAVYLEHNAPDGAVPDTRHPCADRDDLTLVHVTHFNRLFWDCGTTRTEVIEHGIVDPGHRYSGRLARAAVVVNEPVRRARHTGTDLLPALAEAVPLDVFGMGTEGLAGHLGLPADRCRTADLPQSELHTALAERRMYLHPVRWTSLGLSLLEAMHLGLPVLALATTEAVEAVPPGAGTLTTRPDVLARAARRYLHEPEAAAADGARARQAALERHGLKRFLADWERLITEVCS